In Caloranaerobacter sp. TR13, the following are encoded in one genomic region:
- the ispD gene encoding 2-C-methyl-D-erythritol 4-phosphate cytidylyltransferase — translation MSYLGKYISVIVPAAGMGKRMNSKINKQFIKIKDVPVLARTLIEFNNCDYIDEIIVVTRYDEIDFCKKEIIEKYELYKVKNVIQGGRERQDSVYNGLKEVDKKSDIVLIHDGARPFIKKEIIEENIKLTLEYGACVTGVPVKDTIKKVDLNGEVVDTPNRKELWAIQTPQTFKYDLVLKAYEKAQLDNFLGTDDSMLVERIGHKVKIVMGDYRNIKITTPEDLMIAEALVNR, via the coding sequence ATGAGTTATTTAGGCAAATATATTTCTGTTATAGTACCAGCAGCAGGTATGGGTAAAAGAATGAATAGTAAAATCAACAAACAGTTTATAAAGATAAAAGATGTTCCTGTATTGGCTCGTACTTTAATAGAGTTTAATAATTGTGATTATATAGATGAAATTATAGTAGTTACTAGGTATGATGAAATTGATTTTTGCAAAAAAGAAATTATTGAAAAATATGAATTATATAAAGTCAAAAACGTAATTCAAGGGGGAAGAGAAAGACAGGATTCTGTGTATAACGGTCTTAAGGAAGTGGATAAAAAGAGTGATATTGTTTTAATACATGATGGAGCAAGACCATTTATAAAGAAAGAGATTATAGAAGAAAATATAAAACTTACGCTTGAATATGGGGCTTGTGTAACAGGAGTTCCTGTAAAGGATACTATCAAGAAAGTTGATTTAAATGGTGAAGTAGTAGATACACCAAATAGAAAAGAACTATGGGCAATTCAGACTCCTCAAACATTTAAATATGATTTGGTGCTTAAAGCATATGAAAAAGCTCAATTAGATAATTTTCTAGGCACAGATGACAGTATGTTAGTAGAGAGAATAGGACACAAAGTTAAAATTGTTATGGGTGATTACAGAAATATTAAAATAACTACTCCTGAAGATTTAATGATAGCTGAGGCTTTAGTTAATAGATAA
- the ispF gene encoding 2-C-methyl-D-erythritol 2,4-cyclodiphosphate synthase yields the protein MRIGIGYDVHRLVEGRKLILGGVQIKHDKGLLGHSDADVLVHAIMDSMLGALALGDIGKHFPDTDIKYKGISSMELLRKVNELIYSRGYKVNNIDSIIVAQEPKIAPYIEEMRNNISNILNIPVDDISVKATTTERLGFEGRKEGISAHSVCTLCKK from the coding sequence ATGAGGATAGGAATAGGTTATGATGTACATAGATTAGTAGAAGGAAGAAAACTAATTTTAGGTGGAGTTCAGATAAAACATGATAAAGGTTTATTAGGGCATTCTGATGCTGATGTGCTTGTGCATGCTATTATGGACAGTATGCTTGGAGCTTTGGCGCTAGGAGATATAGGTAAACATTTCCCAGATACTGATATTAAATATAAAGGGATTTCAAGTATGGAATTATTACGTAAAGTTAATGAATTAATATATAGTAGGGGTTATAAAGTGAATAATATAGACAGTATTATTGTTGCACAAGAACCTAAAATAGCTCCATATATAGAGGAAATGAGAAACAATATATCGAATATACTTAATATACCAGTAGACGATATCAGTGTAAAGGCGACAACTACTGAAAGACTTGGTTTTGAGGGGAGGAAAGAAGGGATTTCAGCACATTCTGTTTGTACTTTGTGTAAAAAATAA
- a CDS encoding ATP-binding cassette domain-containing protein: MIEILNLGKKFKDVEAVKGISFNVNRGEVFGLLGENGAGKTTTLRLLATILKPTFGTARLNGYDIIDDPEGARSQIGILFGGETGLYDRLTARENIEYFGLLNGMDKRKIERRIEFLAKKLGMQEYIDRRVGKFSKGMKQKVAIARSIVHDPDIMLFDEPTAGLDVTAVNMVHEFILDLKQQGKTIIFSSHSMKEVEKLCDTVGIIHKGKIVEISSLASLAQKYDNMDLEDIFIRLVGDNNV, translated from the coding sequence TTGATAGAAATTCTGAACTTAGGAAAGAAATTTAAAGATGTTGAAGCTGTAAAAGGTATATCTTTTAATGTGAATAGGGGAGAAGTTTTTGGTTTACTAGGTGAGAATGGAGCGGGTAAGACTACTACATTAAGGCTATTAGCGACAATACTTAAACCCACATTTGGTACAGCTAGACTAAATGGTTATGATATTATTGATGACCCGGAAGGTGCAAGAAGTCAGATAGGAATACTTTTTGGTGGAGAAACAGGGCTTTATGACAGATTGACAGCCAGGGAGAATATAGAATACTTTGGATTGCTTAATGGTATGGACAAAAGAAAAATTGAAAGAAGGATTGAGTTTTTAGCAAAAAAACTTGGGATGCAAGAATATATTGATAGAAGAGTAGGTAAATTTTCAAAAGGGATGAAGCAGAAAGTAGCAATTGCTAGAAGTATAGTACATGACCCAGACATAATGCTTTTTGATGAACCTACAGCCGGTTTGGATGTAACTGCTGTTAATATGGTACATGAATTTATACTAGACTTAAAGCAACAAGGAAAAACTATTATTTTTTCAAGTCATTCTATGAAGGAAGTTGAAAAACTTTGTGATACAGTAGGTATAATTCATAAAGGTAAGATAGTAGAGATATCATCATTAGCTTCATTGGCACAAAAATATGACAATATGGATTTAGAGGATATTTTCATTAGGTTAGTGGGGGATAATAATGTTTAA